One region of Xylanimonas ulmi genomic DNA includes:
- a CDS encoding type 1 glutamine amidotransferase domain-containing protein codes for MSRILMIVTAADSLTLADGSAHPTGFWAEELVVAHRTLSAAGHEVVVATPGGRRAPVDPGSLDVAVVGDAGKVDEFAAYLSDIEAVLEQPADLSTLDATQFDAVVLPGGHGPMADLAGDPAVGAALIAADDAGRVVAPFCHGPAALLSATRWNGEFAFAGRRLTVFTNEEETSGGLGVNAPWFVADALAERGAVVESAAPWSSHVVRDGNLVSGQNPQSSDAVAAAVLELLAA; via the coding sequence ATGTCACGCATCCTGATGATCGTCACGGCGGCAGACTCGCTGACTCTGGCCGACGGCTCGGCCCACCCAACCGGGTTCTGGGCGGAGGAGCTGGTGGTGGCCCACCGGACGCTGTCCGCCGCAGGCCACGAGGTCGTCGTCGCGACGCCCGGCGGCCGTCGGGCGCCCGTCGACCCTGGCTCGCTCGACGTGGCCGTCGTCGGCGACGCCGGCAAGGTCGACGAGTTCGCCGCTTACCTGAGCGACATCGAGGCCGTGCTGGAGCAGCCCGCGGACCTCTCCACTCTGGACGCCACGCAGTTCGACGCCGTCGTCCTGCCGGGCGGGCACGGGCCCATGGCCGACCTGGCCGGCGACCCGGCGGTCGGCGCGGCCCTGATCGCGGCCGACGACGCCGGCCGCGTGGTCGCGCCGTTCTGCCACGGCCCGGCCGCGCTGCTGAGCGCGACCCGCTGGAACGGGGAGTTCGCGTTCGCCGGGCGGCGGCTGACCGTGTTCACCAACGAGGAGGAGACGTCGGGCGGGCTCGGCGTCAACGCCCCGTGGTTCGTGGCGGACGCGCTGGCCGAGCGCGGCGCCGTCGTCGAGTCGGCCGCCCCCTGGAGCAGCCACGTCGTGCGCGACGGCAACCTGGTCAGCGGGCAGAACCCGCAGTCCAGTGACGCGGTCGCGGCCGCCGTCCTGGAGTTGCTCGCCGCCTGA